One region of Niallia sp. Man26 genomic DNA includes:
- a CDS encoding YrzI family small protein, with translation MTLNILFMSITIKKNQKSHEQHMHDLLMEQLIEENNQKQLLLGDFPRNMF, from the coding sequence ATGACACTGAATATTCTATTTATGTCGATAACGATTAAAAAAAATCAAAAATCGCATGAGCAACATATGCATGATTTGCTAATGGAGCAATTAATAGAAGAAAACAACCAAAAGCAATTGCTGCTAGGTGATTTTCCCAGAAATATGTTTTAA